ATTCAAGATAGAAACAGAAGAAAAACCAAGGTTGGCTTAGTTGTCAGCGATAAGATGGATAAGACAATCGTTGTTGCTGTCGAAGACTTCGTAAGACATTCCCTTTACGGAAAATCTGTAAAGAGAACCAAGAAGTTTAAGGCTCATGATGAAAATAATGAGTGCAACATCGGTGATAAAGTAAGAATTATGGAAACAAGACCTCTTTCCAAGGATAAGAGATGGAGACTTGTAAACGTAATGGAAAAAGTTAAATAGTAAAGGAGGCACCAGTCATGATTCAGCCGGAAAGCAGATTAAGAGTAGCTGACAATTCAGGCGCGAAAGAATTATTGTGTATCCGCATACTGGGGGGAACAAGCCGTCACTATGCGAACATAGGCGATATCATCGTGTGCGCTGTAAAAGAAGCGACTCCGGGCGGAGTTGTCAAAAAGGGCGACGTTGTGAAAGCTGTTGTTGTCAGAACAAAGCATGGCGCCAGAAGAGTTGACGGAAGCTATGTCAAGTTCGACCAGAATGCAGCGGTTATTATAAAGGAAGATAAGAATCCTGTTGGAACTCGTATTTTCGGGCCAGTAGCCAGGGAGCTTAGAGAAAAGAGCTTTATGAAAATCGTGTCATTGGCACCAGAAGTACTTTAGTGGGGAGGTGTACAGATGCATATTAAGAAAGACGATACGGTAATGGTTATTACCGGTAAGGATAAAGGAAAAAAAGGCAAGGTTCTGCGAGCAATGCCGACAGAAGAAAAAGTTATCGTAGAGGGAATTAACATCCAGACAAAGCACCAGAAACAAACGAGAACACTGAAAGCTGAAATTAAGCATCAGGAAGGTCCCATCCATGTTTCAAATGTAATGTTCTATGATAGCAAGGCGAAAGCCCCGACAAGAATCGGATACAAACTTGAGAACGGAAAGAAAAAGAGAGTATCCAAGAAAACAGGTCAGGTAATCGACTAATTAGTTTGAAAGGAGGGAACAATCTTGGCAGCTAGACTAAGAGAAACTTTTAAAAGTGAAACATTTAACGCTTTAATGGAAAAGTTCAAATATAAGAACGTTATGGAAGTGCCGAAGCTCGAGAAGATCACCATTAACATGGGTCTTGGAGATGCAAAGGACAACGCCAAGCTGATGGAGACTGCAGTGGAAGAACTTTCCTTAATCAGCGGTCAGAAACCGGTTGTTACAAAGTCAAAGAAGTCTATTGCAAACTTCAAGTTAAGACAGGGAATGTCTGTCGGAGCTAAGGTTACCTTAAGAGGAGACAGCATGTATGAGTTTGCAGACAAATTCTTCAACATCTCTCTTCCTAGAGTAAGAGACTTCAAAGGAGTGAGCAAGAATTCATTTGATGGCAGAGGAAATTACTCTATGGGAATCAAAGAACAGCTTATTTTCCCTGAAATCAACTTTGACAAGGTAGACAAAATCAAAGGTATGAATATCGTATTCACCACAACGGCAAAGACAGACGAAGAAGCGATGGCTCTTCTCGAGTTCCTGGGAATGCCGTTCGAGAAATAGGAGGGAACAAATGGCAAAGACATCTCTCAAAATAAAACAGGCTAGAAAACCTAAGTTTTCAACGCGCGCATATACAAGATGCAGAATTTGCGGAAGACCGCATTCGGTTTTGAGAAAATTTGGTATATGCCGTATCTGTTTCAGAGAACTGGCTTACAAAGGTGAAATTCCAGGCGTTAAGAAAGCAAGCTGGTAAATGATAGTAAATAGGAAGGAGGTACTTCAAAAATGACCATGACAGATCCTATAGCAGATATGCTAACAAGAATCAGAAATGCCAATACTGTAGGACATGCGACCGTTGAGATTCCTGCGTCCAAGATGAAAAAATCCATCGCGGGAATTCTGACTGCAGAAGGCTACATTAAAGGGTTTGACGTTATAGAGGACGATAAACAGGGCACCATCAAGATTTTCATGAAATACGGTGCAGACAAAGAACGCGTTATTAGTGGTATCAAGAAAATTTCTAAGCCGGGGCTTAAGGTATATGCCAAGAGCGACGAGGTGCCAAAAGTACTGGGAGGACTTGGAATCGCAATTATTTCCACTTCAAATGGAATCATCAGCGACAAGGAAGCCAGAAAACTGGGCGTAGGCGGCGAAGTTATTTGCTATGTTTGGTAGGGAGGAAATAGAAGATGTCAAGAATAGGTAGACTGCCTGTTGCTCTTCCTGCCGGCGTAGAGGTCAAGGTAAGCGACAGCAATGTTGTTACTGTAAAAGGACCGAAAGGCGAACTGCAGGAGCAGATCAGCAAGTTAATAAAAGTAGAGATCAATGAAGGTGTACTCACCGTTACCAGAGATTCCGACGTTAAGGAAGCAAGATCCGCTCACGGACTTTCCAGAACGCTGATCAACAATATGGTAACAGGCGTAACCACCGGATTCGAGAAGAAACTCCAGATGGTAGGCGTTGGTTACAAAGCCGAGAAAAAGGGAAATACCCTTGTAATGAACCTGGGTTACTCACATCCTATCGAAATGGTAGACCCTGATGGAATTCAGACTGAGGTTACAACCCCAACTGAAATCATTATCAGAGGTATCAGCAAGGCACTTGTTGGAAACTATGCGGCAAACGTCAGAAAGTGGAGACAGCCTGAGCCATATAAGGGCAAGGGAATTAAGTACGCTGGCGAAATCATCCGCAGAAAAGAAGGCAAGACCGGCGGTAAGAAGAAATAGGAAGGAGTGAGATAAATGGCAAAAGAGAGTAGAACAGATAGACGTTTGGCCAGACACGCAAGAGTCAGAAAAAACCTGTCCGGAACTCCTGAAAGACCAAGACTTTGTGTTTTTAGAAGCATTAAAAATATCTCCGTTCAGATTATAGATGACGTCAGCGGAACAACGCTGGCTGCTGCATCCACCCTTGACAAGGACATCAAGGCACAGGCTGCATATGGCGGAAACAAGGCAGCTGCAAAGCTGGTTGGAGAAGCTGTGGCAAAGAGAGCACTTGAAAAGGGAATCGATACTGTGGCCTTTGACAGAGGCGGATTCTTATATCACGGAAGAGTAAAAGAGCTGGCTGACGGAGCACGTGAAGCCGGCCTGAAATTCTAACAGGAAGGGAGAAAAGGAATGCGACAGAATATGATAGATGCATCCAAGCTTGACTTAAAGGAATCCATCGTTAACATCAGACGTGTTGCCAAGGTTGTTAAAGGCGGAAGAAACTTCAGATTCAGCGTAACCGTAGTAGTCGGAAACGGCGAAGGCTATGTAGGCGTTGGTCTTGGAAAAGCTCAGGAAATTCCTGAGGCCGTAAGAAAAGCAATCGAAGATGCTAAGAAAAAATTGATCTATGTTCCTACCGTAGGAACGACGATTCCTCACAGATCGCTGGGAATTTTCGGCGCAGGGCAGGTTCTGATCATGCCTGCTGCTCCCGGTACAGGAGTAATCGCAGGAAGCGCAGTACGTACTGTACTGGAACTTGCTGGCATTAAAGACGTAAGAGCAAAATCTATCGGATCAAACAATGCGGGTAATATGGCTTACGCTACCATCGAAGGACTGAAAAGCCTTACGACTGTTGAACAGATCGCAAGACTCAGAGGAAAAACGAAAGAAGAAATACTAGGATAAGGAGGAGACGTAAATGGCAGATAAAATGATTAAAATCACATTAAAGAAAAGTGTCATCGGCGCTTCCCCACTTCAGAGAAAAGTAGTCGAAGCGTTGGGACTCAGAAAGCTGAATCAGACGGTAGAACGTCCTGACACCCCTCAGACACGCGGAGCGGTAGAAAAAGTAAAGCATCTTTTACAAATAGAAGAAGTGTAAGATTGGAGGTGTTGAGAAATGAAACTGCATGAATTAAGAGCTGCAGAAGGGTCCACCAGAAAGCCTAAGAGAAAGGGCAGAGGTACCGCTACCGGACAGGGTAAGACCGCCGGAAGAGGTATGAACGGGCAGAACTCCAGAAGCGGCGGCGGAACCAGACTTGGTTTCGAAGGCGGCCAGATGCCTTTATACAGAAGAATCCCAAAGAGAGGATTCACCAACATCTGGAAAAAGGAATATGTCATTTTGAATGTAGATGACTTAAATATATTCGAAGCAGGCACTGTAGTAACTCCCGAACTTCTTAAGGAGAAGGGATTAGCAAAGCAGGTTGTCGACGGAATTAAGATTCTTGGAGAAGGAAACCTTGAAAAGAATGTAACCGTACAGGCTCACAAGTTTAGTAAAACTGCTATAGAGAAGATCGAACAAGCCGGAGGAAAGGCAGAGGTGATCTAAGATGAGCATGATAAAAACAATCGCCCAGGCGTGGAAGATCGCGGATATCAGAAAAAAGATCATCTTCACATTGTTAATGCTTTTAGTTTTCAGACTTGGCTC
This genomic window from Clostridiales bacterium contains:
- the rpsQ gene encoding 30S ribosomal protein S17, with protein sequence MLDIQDRNRRKTKVGLVVSDKMDKTIVVAVEDFVRHSLYGKSVKRTKKFKAHDENNECNIGDKVRIMETRPLSKDKRWRLVNVMEKVK
- the rplN gene encoding 50S ribosomal protein L14, whose protein sequence is MIQPESRLRVADNSGAKELLCIRILGGTSRHYANIGDIIVCAVKEATPGGVVKKGDVVKAVVVRTKHGARRVDGSYVKFDQNAAVIIKEDKNPVGTRIFGPVARELREKSFMKIVSLAPEVL
- a CDS encoding 50S ribosomal protein L24 → MHIKKDDTVMVITGKDKGKKGKVLRAMPTEEKVIVEGINIQTKHQKQTRTLKAEIKHQEGPIHVSNVMFYDSKAKAPTRIGYKLENGKKKRVSKKTGQVID
- the rplE gene encoding 50S ribosomal protein L5, with translation MLAARLRETFKSETFNALMEKFKYKNVMEVPKLEKITINMGLGDAKDNAKLMETAVEELSLISGQKPVVTKSKKSIANFKLRQGMSVGAKVTLRGDSMYEFADKFFNISLPRVRDFKGVSKNSFDGRGNYSMGIKEQLIFPEINFDKVDKIKGMNIVFTTTAKTDEEAMALLEFLGMPFEK
- a CDS encoding type Z 30S ribosomal protein S14, whose amino-acid sequence is MAKTSLKIKQARKPKFSTRAYTRCRICGRPHSVLRKFGICRICFRELAYKGEIPGVKKASW
- the rpsH gene encoding 30S ribosomal protein S8, which gives rise to MTMTDPIADMLTRIRNANTVGHATVEIPASKMKKSIAGILTAEGYIKGFDVIEDDKQGTIKIFMKYGADKERVISGIKKISKPGLKVYAKSDEVPKVLGGLGIAIISTSNGIISDKEARKLGVGGEVICYVW
- a CDS encoding 50S ribosomal protein L6 codes for the protein MSRIGRLPVALPAGVEVKVSDSNVVTVKGPKGELQEQISKLIKVEINEGVLTVTRDSDVKEARSAHGLSRTLINNMVTGVTTGFEKKLQMVGVGYKAEKKGNTLVMNLGYSHPIEMVDPDGIQTEVTTPTEIIIRGISKALVGNYAANVRKWRQPEPYKGKGIKYAGEIIRRKEGKTGGKKK
- a CDS encoding 50S ribosomal protein L18, which codes for MAKESRTDRRLARHARVRKNLSGTPERPRLCVFRSIKNISVQIIDDVSGTTLAAASTLDKDIKAQAAYGGNKAAAKLVGEAVAKRALEKGIDTVAFDRGGFLYHGRVKELADGAREAGLKF
- a CDS encoding 30S ribosomal protein S5, with the translated sequence MRQNMIDASKLDLKESIVNIRRVAKVVKGGRNFRFSVTVVVGNGEGYVGVGLGKAQEIPEAVRKAIEDAKKKLIYVPTVGTTIPHRSLGIFGAGQVLIMPAAPGTGVIAGSAVRTVLELAGIKDVRAKSIGSNNAGNMAYATIEGLKSLTTVEQIARLRGKTKEEILG
- the rpmD gene encoding 50S ribosomal protein L30, encoding MADKMIKITLKKSVIGASPLQRKVVEALGLRKLNQTVERPDTPQTRGAVEKVKHLLQIEEV
- a CDS encoding 50S ribosomal protein L15, with translation MKLHELRAAEGSTRKPKRKGRGTATGQGKTAGRGMNGQNSRSGGGTRLGFEGGQMPLYRRIPKRGFTNIWKKEYVILNVDDLNIFEAGTVVTPELLKEKGLAKQVVDGIKILGEGNLEKNVTVQAHKFSKTAIEKIEQAGGKAEVI